In Streptomyces canus, one DNA window encodes the following:
- a CDS encoding aminotransferase class I/II-fold pyridoxal phosphate-dependent enzyme: MRTDPEGHGPVRYGPPLPDDGLPVLPELTAVLAAAAGRPRAEPVGGGTPLLEAACGYAARRGLPAEPDHVAAAPGAPALLLALTAALGGDVLVPRPCAAWWAPYARLLGRPVFHVATPAECGGVPDPYALLETVRRVRAEGGDPRLLVLSVADDPTATVAPPEVLHETVEAAAGEGLHLVSDETWRDTVHAPHETVWLSPAEMLPDRVTVVTDLAGSLLPTGWPAAFARFPANGDGEGLHARVLDVLTALGARVAAPVAAAAAHALTEPEPVTAHRAAVGRLHARVAAAAHATVVGAGALSRPPRAGRHLYVDLGPLRPALTARGVGDAQDLEDFLTARLGMPAPGGHRFGDDLGALRVRLSTGPLLGGSEEERAECLTSPTPLELPHVQRALITLESVFDDLRDDAQRWEPPR, encoded by the coding sequence ATGCGGACCGACCCGGAGGGCCACGGCCCCGTCCGCTACGGCCCTCCGCTGCCCGACGACGGGCTTCCCGTACTGCCCGAACTCACCGCAGTCCTCGCCGCCGCGGCGGGCCGCCCCCGCGCCGAACCGGTCGGCGGCGGCACCCCGCTCCTGGAGGCCGCCTGCGGCTACGCGGCCCGGCGCGGTCTGCCCGCCGAACCCGACCATGTGGCCGCCGCCCCCGGCGCCCCCGCCCTCCTGCTCGCCCTGACCGCCGCGCTCGGCGGCGACGTCCTGGTGCCCCGTCCCTGCGCCGCCTGGTGGGCGCCGTACGCACGCCTGTTGGGAAGACCCGTCTTCCACGTGGCCACACCGGCCGAATGCGGCGGCGTCCCGGATCCGTACGCGCTTCTGGAGACCGTGCGCCGAGTGCGTGCCGAGGGCGGTGACCCGCGGCTGTTGGTGCTGTCCGTCGCCGACGACCCCACCGCCACCGTCGCCCCGCCCGAGGTGCTGCACGAGACCGTCGAGGCGGCCGCGGGCGAGGGCCTGCACCTGGTCAGCGACGAGACCTGGCGCGACACCGTGCACGCCCCCCATGAGACGGTCTGGCTCAGTCCCGCCGAGATGCTGCCCGACCGGGTCACCGTCGTCACCGACCTGGCCGGGAGCCTGCTCCCGACCGGCTGGCCGGCCGCATTCGCCCGCTTCCCGGCCAACGGCGACGGCGAGGGCCTCCACGCGCGCGTGCTGGACGTCCTGACCGCCCTGGGCGCCCGCGTCGCCGCCCCCGTCGCCGCGGCCGCCGCCCACGCCCTCACCGAGCCCGAACCGGTCACCGCCCACCGCGCCGCCGTAGGACGCCTCCACGCGCGTGTGGCCGCCGCGGCGCACGCCACCGTCGTCGGCGCGGGCGCCCTCTCCCGGCCCCCGCGGGCCGGCCGCCACCTCTACGTCGACCTCGGCCCCCTGCGCCCCGCGCTCACCGCGCGCGGCGTCGGGGACGCCCAGGACCTGGAGGACTTCCTCACCGCCCGGCTCGGCATGCCCGCACCCGGCGGCCACCGCTTCGGCGACGACCTCGGCGCCCTGCGCGTACGGCTGTCCACCGGCCCCCTGCTCGGCGGTTCCGAAGAGGAACGCGCGGAATGCCTCACCTCACCCACGCCGTTGGAACTGCCACACGTGCAACGCGCGTTGATCACCCTGGAGTCGGTCTTCGACGACCTCCGCGACGACGCTCAGCGATGGGAGCCTCCTCGATGA
- a CDS encoding type 1 glutamine amidotransferase domain-containing protein — protein MRIAFLTAPEGVEQIELTDPWQAAVNAGHEPVLVSTEPGKIQAFNHLDKADTFPVQEVVGETSADSFGGLVLPGGVANPDFLRMDEKAVAFVRDFFTQGRPVAAICHAPWTLVEADAVRGRVLTSWPSLETDIRNAGGTWVDEQVKVCDHGNNKLVTSRKPDDLKAFCETFLDVFAKEAA, from the coding sequence ATGCGTATCGCGTTTCTGACCGCACCCGAGGGGGTCGAGCAGATCGAGCTCACCGATCCGTGGCAGGCGGCGGTGAACGCGGGGCACGAGCCCGTGCTCGTGTCGACCGAGCCCGGCAAGATCCAGGCGTTCAACCATCTCGACAAGGCGGACACCTTCCCCGTGCAGGAGGTCGTGGGCGAGACGTCCGCGGACTCCTTCGGCGGGCTGGTGCTGCCCGGTGGGGTGGCCAACCCGGACTTCCTGCGGATGGACGAGAAGGCCGTGGCGTTCGTCCGGGACTTCTTCACCCAGGGGCGCCCGGTGGCCGCGATCTGCCACGCGCCGTGGACGCTCGTCGAGGCGGACGCCGTACGGGGCCGGGTGCTCACCTCCTGGCCGAGTCTTGAGACGGACATCCGCAACGCGGGCGGCACCTGGGTGGACGAGCAGGTGAAGGTCTGCGACCACGGGAACAACAAGCTGGTCACCAGCCGCAAGCCGGACGACCTCAAGGCGTTCTGCGAGACGTTCCTGGACGTGTTCGCGAAGGAGGCCGCCTAG
- a CDS encoding DUF6158 family protein, with protein sequence MNEHDERGTAMTGVDPSRLDDQQLMKELETIHRTRHETLLYGSNDALSTHNERMARLEGEYLRRNPRRTVAAGRTREGARERGPGDSATPDLD encoded by the coding sequence ATGAACGAACACGACGAGCGGGGTACCGCCATGACCGGAGTCGACCCCAGCAGGTTGGACGACCAGCAGCTCATGAAAGAGCTGGAGACGATCCATCGCACCCGGCACGAAACGCTGCTTTACGGTTCGAACGACGCGCTCAGTACCCACAACGAGCGCATGGCCCGTCTTGAGGGCGAGTATCTGCGCCGCAACCCGCGCCGGACGGTGGCCGCGGGCCGCACGCGTGAGGGCGCGCGGGAGCGCGGGCCGGGGGACTCGGCCACACCGGACTTGGACTGA
- a CDS encoding RNA polymerase sigma factor SigF — MPTSVSAKHHPHDDAPDTAASFRRLADLPPGPERDTLRGQIVEAWLPMADRLARRFRSRGESFEDLCQVAALGLVKAVDRYDPARGHAFESYAVPTITGEIKRHFRDHMWTLHVPRRVQDLRNRVRFAAQDLAQTIPGRRPSVAEIAEHADMSEEDVLAGLEALESFTALSLDAELPGSEDGYSLADALGSPDPALDTVVDRESVRPRLASLPERERAILYMRFFGDMTQSRIAEQLGVSQMHVSRLISRCCGRLREQIMRDAAA, encoded by the coding sequence ATGCCCACTTCAGTGAGCGCGAAGCACCACCCGCACGACGACGCACCCGACACCGCCGCCTCCTTCCGCAGGCTCGCCGACCTCCCCCCGGGACCCGAGCGCGACACACTGCGCGGACAGATCGTCGAGGCATGGCTGCCCATGGCCGACCGGCTCGCCCGCCGCTTCCGCAGCCGCGGCGAGAGTTTCGAGGACCTGTGCCAGGTCGCGGCCCTCGGCCTGGTCAAGGCCGTCGACCGCTACGACCCCGCGCGCGGCCACGCTTTCGAGAGCTACGCCGTCCCCACCATCACCGGCGAGATCAAGCGGCACTTCCGCGACCACATGTGGACCCTGCACGTGCCGCGCCGGGTCCAGGACCTGCGCAACCGCGTCCGCTTCGCCGCTCAGGACCTCGCCCAGACCATCCCGGGGCGCAGGCCCAGCGTCGCCGAGATCGCCGAGCACGCGGACATGAGCGAGGAGGACGTCCTGGCGGGCCTCGAGGCCCTGGAGAGCTTCACCGCCCTCTCCCTCGACGCCGAACTGCCCGGCAGCGAGGACGGCTACTCGCTCGCCGACGCCCTCGGCTCGCCCGACCCCGCACTGGACACGGTCGTCGACCGCGAGTCCGTCAGGCCCCGGCTGGCCTCGCTGCCCGAGCGGGAGCGCGCCATTCTCTACATGCGCTTCTTCGGCGACATGACCCAGAGCCGGATCGCCGAGCAGCTGGGCGTCTCCCAGATGCACGTGTCCCGCCTGATCAGCCGCTGCTGCGGACGGCTGCGTGAGCAGATCATGCGGGACGCCGCCGCGTGA
- a CDS encoding thiamine pyrophosphate-requiring protein, producing the protein MSTKVSDHILERLREWGVDHVFGYPGDGINGLLAAWGRADNQPRFVQSRHEEMSAFEAVGYAKFSGRIGVCAATSGPGAIHLLNGLYDAKLDHVPVLAIVGQTHRTAMGGSYQQEVDLHTLFKDVASEFVETVTVPEQLPNVLDRAIRTAYARRCPTAIIIPGDVQELDYSAPTHEFKMVPSSLDRSDWTAVPSQESLERAAEILNSGAKPAILIGQGAAGARAEVERIAELLGAGVAKALLGKDALSDELPYVTGSIGLLGTRPSYELMRDCDTLLTIGSSFPYTQFLPDFGKARGVQIDIDPHMVGMRYPYEVNLVGDAKATLQRLIPMLDVERGGREWYDTVCDNVSRWREVMERRAQQSADPINPEYVARALDPLLPDNAIVTSDSGSTANWYARHLTMRPGMRSSLSGTLATMGPGVPYAIGAKFAHPDRPAIALVGDGAMQMNGMAELITAAKYRDLWEDPRLIVAIWNNHDLNQVTWEMRAMEGAPSFLPSQQLPDVQYAAFARSLGLTGIRVEKPEDVEAAWRAGLEADGPAVLEFLTDPAVPPIPPHATWEQMEATAASVLKGDADRASMVKQGFKAKVQEFLPGREKK; encoded by the coding sequence ATGAGCACCAAGGTGTCCGATCACATCCTCGAGCGGCTGCGCGAGTGGGGTGTGGACCATGTCTTCGGCTATCCGGGCGACGGCATCAACGGCCTGCTGGCGGCCTGGGGCCGGGCCGACAACCAGCCACGGTTCGTGCAGTCCCGGCACGAGGAGATGTCCGCGTTCGAGGCGGTCGGTTACGCCAAGTTCAGCGGTCGTATCGGAGTGTGCGCGGCGACCTCGGGGCCCGGGGCGATCCATCTGCTGAACGGTCTGTACGACGCCAAGCTGGACCATGTGCCGGTGCTGGCGATCGTCGGCCAGACGCACCGCACCGCGATGGGCGGTTCGTACCAGCAGGAGGTCGACCTGCACACCCTGTTCAAGGACGTCGCCTCGGAGTTCGTGGAGACGGTGACGGTCCCCGAGCAGCTGCCCAACGTCCTGGACCGGGCGATCCGCACCGCGTACGCCCGCCGTTGTCCCACGGCGATCATCATCCCCGGGGACGTGCAGGAGCTCGACTACTCGGCGCCCACCCACGAGTTCAAGATGGTGCCGTCCAGCCTGGACCGCAGCGACTGGACGGCGGTTCCGTCCCAGGAGTCGCTGGAGCGGGCCGCGGAGATCCTCAACTCCGGTGCCAAGCCCGCGATCCTGATCGGCCAGGGTGCGGCCGGGGCGCGGGCCGAGGTGGAGCGGATCGCCGAGCTGCTCGGCGCGGGCGTCGCCAAGGCACTGCTCGGCAAGGACGCGCTGAGCGACGAACTCCCGTACGTCACCGGCTCGATCGGTCTGCTGGGCACGCGGCCGTCGTACGAACTCATGCGGGACTGCGACACCCTGCTGACCATCGGCTCGTCGTTCCCCTACACGCAGTTCCTGCCGGACTTCGGCAAGGCGCGGGGTGTGCAGATCGACATCGACCCGCACATGGTCGGGATGCGCTATCCGTACGAGGTGAACCTCGTCGGCGACGCGAAGGCGACGCTGCAGCGGCTGATCCCGATGCTGGACGTGGAGCGCGGCGGGCGCGAGTGGTACGACACCGTGTGCGACAACGTCTCGCGCTGGCGTGAGGTGATGGAGCGGCGGGCGCAGCAGTCGGCCGACCCGATCAACCCGGAGTACGTGGCCCGCGCACTCGACCCGCTGCTGCCCGACAACGCGATCGTCACCTCCGACTCCGGTTCCACCGCCAACTGGTACGCCCGGCACCTGACCATGCGTCCCGGCATGCGCTCGTCGCTGTCCGGCACGCTGGCGACGATGGGCCCCGGGGTGCCGTACGCGATCGGCGCGAAGTTCGCGCACCCGGACCGGCCGGCGATCGCGCTGGTCGGGGACGGGGCGATGCAGATGAACGGCATGGCCGAGCTGATCACCGCGGCCAAGTACCGGGATCTGTGGGAGGATCCGCGGCTGATCGTCGCCATCTGGAACAACCACGACCTCAACCAGGTCACCTGGGAGATGCGGGCCATGGAGGGCGCCCCGTCCTTCCTGCCCTCGCAGCAGCTCCCGGACGTCCAGTACGCCGCGTTCGCCCGCTCCCTCGGTCTGACCGGGATCCGGGTGGAGAAGCCGGAGGACGTGGAGGCGGCCTGGCGGGCCGGTCTCGAGGCGGACGGCCCCGCGGTCCTGGAGTTCCTCACCGACCCGGCCGTACCGCCGATCCCGCCGCACGCGACCTGGGAGCAGATGGAGGCCACGGCCGCGTCGGTCCTCAAGGGTGACGCGGACCGGGCGTCCATGGTGAAGCAGGGCTTCAAGGCGAAGGTGCAGGAGTTCCTGCCGGGGCGGGAGAAGAAGTAG
- a CDS encoding MBL fold metallo-hydrolase, which produces MPVEIAWWGHATCTVTDSDVRVLTDPLFARRLAHLRRRRGAVPPPGARRADVALVSHLHADHLHVPSLARLEPGTRLLVPRGAPRQVPGLRRLTHLRVDEVAPGDERRVGDLLIRVVPAWHDGRRLPVGPHRSPALGYVVEGSARTYFAGDTGLFDDMAKEVGPVDVALLPVGGWGPYLGEGHLDAGRAAQALARLAPRSAVPVHYGTYWPIGMDAVRPHEFHAPGAEFVRLAAQFAPGVDVHRLEHGESVRLEVAR; this is translated from the coding sequence GTGCCGGTGGAGATCGCCTGGTGGGGCCACGCCACCTGCACGGTGACGGATTCGGACGTACGTGTGCTCACCGACCCTCTGTTCGCTCGCCGTCTCGCTCATCTGCGCCGGCGCCGCGGTGCGGTACCGCCGCCCGGCGCCCGGCGTGCGGACGTGGCCCTCGTCTCCCATCTGCACGCCGACCACCTGCACGTTCCCTCGCTGGCCCGGCTCGAGCCGGGCACGCGCCTGCTCGTGCCCCGGGGCGCACCACGCCAGGTGCCGGGGCTGCGCCGGCTCACCCACCTCCGGGTGGACGAGGTGGCGCCCGGCGACGAGCGACGCGTCGGCGACCTCCTCATACGCGTGGTCCCGGCCTGGCACGACGGGCGCCGGCTGCCGGTCGGGCCGCACCGCTCCCCCGCGCTCGGTTACGTCGTCGAGGGCTCGGCGCGGACGTACTTCGCCGGGGACACCGGGCTGTTCGACGACATGGCCAAGGAGGTCGGGCCGGTCGACGTGGCGTTGTTGCCGGTCGGCGGGTGGGGGCCGTATCTCGGGGAGGGGCACCTCGACGCCGGGCGCGCGGCCCAGGCCCTGGCCCGGTTGGCGCCGCGCAGTGCGGTGCCGGTGCACTACGGAACGTACTGGCCGATCGGGATGGACGCGGTGCGGCCGCATGAGTTCCATGCGCCGGGTGCGGAGTTCGTGCGGCTGGCGGCGCAGTTCGCGCCGGGCGTGGATGTGCACCGGTTGGAGCACGGGGAGAGCGTGCGGCTGGAGGTCGCGCGGTGA
- a CDS encoding CBS domain-containing protein: MTAELVRDVMTPGVVAVRPDASLVEAARLMRAQDIGDVVVADGQHVVGLLTDRDITVRAVADGADPLTVSVQSVCTPDPLTVAPGDPVTQAVALMRAHAVRRLPVIEDGLPVGMVSLGDIAEGRDPGSALADISRADPGDGAPV, translated from the coding sequence GTGACGGCGGAGCTCGTGAGGGACGTGATGACCCCCGGTGTGGTGGCCGTCCGCCCGGACGCCTCGCTGGTCGAGGCGGCGCGGCTGATGCGCGCGCAGGACATCGGCGATGTCGTGGTGGCCGACGGTCAGCACGTGGTGGGACTGCTCACCGACCGGGACATCACGGTGAGGGCCGTCGCCGACGGCGCCGACCCGCTGACGGTGAGTGTCCAGTCGGTGTGCACGCCGGATCCGCTGACCGTCGCCCCCGGCGACCCGGTGACGCAGGCGGTCGCGCTGATGCGCGCGCACGCCGTACGGCGGCTGCCGGTCATCGAGGACGGCCTGCCCGTCGGCATGGTGAGCCTCGGGGACATCGCCGAGGGCCGGGACCCGGGGTCGGCGCTCGCCGACATCAGCCGTGCGGATCCGGGCGACGGAGCCCCCGTATGA
- a CDS encoding DUF2795 domain-containing protein yields the protein MQRGSDRLSRHRDDEMKHELQGLLRSGHPTRSEEWNDPEPTADDDPQVWGGPVAPGSDGASLETVRLELARLLGRSSFPATSVELGRVLRRKNAPDALVEAVEELPRKENHANVQELARALTRTEGTP from the coding sequence ATGCAGCGAGGCAGCGACCGGCTGAGTCGCCACCGTGACGACGAGATGAAGCACGAACTCCAGGGTCTGCTCCGTTCCGGGCATCCCACCCGGAGTGAGGAGTGGAACGACCCGGAGCCGACCGCCGACGACGATCCGCAGGTCTGGGGCGGGCCCGTGGCGCCGGGCAGCGACGGGGCGTCCCTGGAGACCGTCCGACTGGAGCTGGCCCGGCTCCTGGGCCGCAGCTCGTTCCCCGCCACCTCCGTGGAGCTGGGGCGGGTGCTGCGCCGCAAGAACGCCCCCGACGCCCTCGTGGAGGCTGTGGAGGAACTGCCACGCAAGGAGAACCACGCCAACGTCCAGGAGCTCGCGCGGGCACTCACCCGGACGGAGGGCACCCCGTGA
- a CDS encoding MBL fold metallo-hydrolase, with protein MTQQSESTTSTRVADEPSAPSFASPSPPLAEPRQLGERRVWPRSFHDRLTAPLPGLKAMARFAREGAVRPGPEGLADIPKLPYAPAPIPAVDARTVAVSWAGHASWVVRIGGLTVLTDPVWSRRILGTPARITPVGIDWNALPRIDAVVISHNHYDHLDAPTLRRLPRDTPVFVPAGLARWFHRRRFTAVTELDWWEAAELNGVRFDFVPAHHWSKRSLTDTCRTLWGGWVLTAQDGQRVYFAGDTGYGHWFSRIGHRYPGIDLALLPIGAYDPRWWLSDVHCDPEEAVRAAQDLGARRMAPMHWATFVLSAEPVLEPLTRVREAWEKAGLAREDLWDLPVGGSRVLEHPYEHPSARP; from the coding sequence ATGACGCAGCAGTCCGAGTCGACCACCAGCACGCGAGTGGCCGACGAGCCCTCGGCCCCCTCCTTCGCGTCCCCGTCCCCGCCGCTCGCCGAACCCCGCCAGCTGGGGGAGCGGAGAGTGTGGCCGCGGTCCTTCCACGACCGACTGACCGCCCCGCTGCCCGGTCTGAAGGCCATGGCCCGCTTCGCCCGCGAGGGCGCCGTACGCCCCGGACCCGAGGGCCTCGCCGACATCCCGAAACTGCCCTACGCGCCCGCCCCGATCCCCGCCGTCGACGCCCGCACGGTCGCCGTCTCCTGGGCGGGACACGCCAGTTGGGTGGTACGGATCGGCGGCCTGACCGTCCTCACCGACCCGGTCTGGTCCCGCCGCATCCTCGGCACCCCGGCCCGCATCACCCCGGTCGGCATCGACTGGAACGCCCTGCCGCGCATCGACGCGGTCGTCATCAGCCACAACCACTACGACCACCTGGACGCCCCGACCCTGCGACGCCTCCCGCGCGACACCCCGGTCTTCGTCCCGGCCGGACTGGCCCGCTGGTTCCACCGCCGCCGCTTCACCGCGGTGACCGAACTGGACTGGTGGGAGGCGGCCGAACTGAACGGCGTCCGCTTCGACTTCGTCCCCGCCCACCACTGGTCCAAGCGCTCCCTCACGGACACCTGTCGCACCCTGTGGGGCGGCTGGGTCCTCACCGCGCAGGACGGGCAGCGCGTCTACTTCGCGGGCGACACGGGCTACGGCCACTGGTTCTCCCGTATCGGCCACCGCTATCCCGGCATCGACCTCGCCCTCCTGCCCATCGGCGCCTACGACCCCCGCTGGTGGCTCAGCGACGTGCACTGCGACCCGGAGGAGGCGGTGCGAGCGGCCCAGGACCTGGGCGCCCGCCGCATGGCCCCCATGCACTGGGCGACGTTCGTGCTGTCGGCCGAACCGGTGCTGGAACCGCTGACCAGGGTCAGGGAGGCGTGGGAGAAGGCGGGCCTGGCACGCGAGGACCTGTGGGACCTGCCGGTCGGAGGCTCACGGGTGCTGGAGCACCCCTATGAGCACCCCTCTGCGCGCCCCTAG
- a CDS encoding catalase: MDSADRKQRQREGFHADDPTAGPLTTDQGVGVDHTDDSLAAGERGPTLMEDFHFREKLTHFDHERIPERVVHARGAGAYGYFEPYESCAEFTRAAFLQDPAVRTPVFVRFSTVQGPKGSADTVRDVRGFATKFYTSEGNYDLVGNNFPVFFIQDGIKFPDFVHAVKPEPHNDIPTGASAHDTLWDFVSLQPETLHAIMWLMSDRAIPRSYRMVQGFGVHTFRFVNAEGKGTFVKFHWTPRLGAHSLVWDEAQECQGRDPDFNRRDLWDAIEAGEYPEWELGVQLVPEEDEFAFDFDLLDATKLIPEEQVPVRPIGRMVLDRNPENFFAETEQVAFHTANVVPGIDFTNDPLLQARNFSYLDTQLIRLGGPNFSQLPVNRPVAPVRNNQRDGYHQSAIHRGTNYSPNSLGGGCPAHAGVDGHAFTHYAERVDGHKIRRRSPSFQDHYSQPALFWNSMADWEKQHIVEAFRFELGKVGARTVRARTVEHLAKVDGELATRVARGIGVPEPTAGETAYKLSSPALSLESLRGDGSIRTRQIAVLVTDGIDAEQVTSVRERLAAEGAVVEALAPTDGEVRGADGELYTVDRALPTVASVLYDAVLLPGGPVGTPPTAADQDVMRFVRDAYRHGKPIGALGSGVGILSSLEPEGLRLSTEFHRVESDQGVVTETSPGPAGEEFLNAFVAAIAAHRHPDRLPTRH; the protein is encoded by the coding sequence GTGGACTCCGCCGACCGCAAACAGCGTCAGCGCGAAGGTTTTCACGCCGACGACCCGACTGCCGGGCCGCTCACCACCGACCAGGGCGTCGGGGTCGACCACACCGACGACTCGCTCGCCGCCGGTGAGCGCGGTCCGACCCTCATGGAGGACTTCCACTTCCGGGAGAAGCTCACCCACTTCGACCACGAGCGGATCCCGGAGCGGGTGGTGCACGCGCGGGGCGCGGGCGCGTACGGCTACTTCGAACCGTACGAGTCCTGCGCGGAGTTCACCCGTGCCGCCTTCCTCCAGGACCCGGCGGTCCGCACCCCCGTCTTCGTGCGGTTCTCCACCGTGCAGGGACCCAAGGGTTCCGCGGACACCGTACGGGACGTGCGGGGCTTCGCCACCAAGTTCTATACGTCGGAAGGCAATTACGACCTCGTCGGGAACAACTTCCCGGTCTTCTTCATCCAGGACGGCATCAAGTTCCCGGACTTCGTGCACGCGGTGAAGCCGGAGCCGCACAACGACATCCCCACCGGCGCCTCGGCGCACGACACCCTGTGGGACTTCGTGTCGCTCCAGCCGGAGACCCTGCACGCGATCATGTGGCTGATGTCGGACCGGGCGATCCCGCGCAGTTACCGCATGGTGCAGGGCTTCGGCGTGCACACCTTCCGGTTCGTGAACGCGGAGGGCAAGGGCACCTTCGTGAAGTTCCACTGGACGCCGAGGCTGGGCGCGCACTCGCTGGTGTGGGACGAGGCGCAGGAGTGCCAGGGCCGAGACCCGGACTTCAACCGGCGCGACCTGTGGGACGCCATCGAGGCCGGCGAGTACCCGGAGTGGGAGCTCGGCGTGCAACTCGTGCCGGAGGAGGACGAGTTCGCGTTCGACTTCGATCTGCTCGACGCCACGAAGCTGATCCCGGAGGAGCAGGTGCCCGTCCGGCCGATCGGCCGGATGGTGCTCGACCGCAACCCGGAGAACTTCTTCGCCGAGACCGAGCAGGTCGCCTTCCACACCGCCAACGTCGTGCCCGGTATCGACTTCACCAACGACCCGCTGCTCCAGGCCCGCAACTTCTCCTATCTGGACACCCAGTTGATCCGGCTGGGCGGGCCGAACTTCTCGCAGCTGCCGGTGAACCGGCCGGTCGCGCCGGTGCGCAACAACCAGCGCGACGGCTACCACCAGAGCGCGATCCACCGGGGCACGAACTACTCCCCGAACTCGCTCGGCGGCGGCTGCCCGGCCCACGCCGGTGTCGACGGACACGCGTTCACGCACTACGCCGAACGCGTGGACGGACACAAGATCCGGCGGCGCAGCCCGAGTTTCCAGGACCACTACAGCCAGCCCGCGCTGTTCTGGAACAGCATGGCCGACTGGGAGAAGCAGCACATCGTCGAGGCGTTCCGGTTCGAGCTGGGCAAGGTGGGCGCCCGGACCGTGCGGGCCCGGACCGTCGAGCACCTCGCGAAGGTGGACGGCGAGCTGGCGACCCGGGTGGCGCGCGGTATCGGCGTACCGGAACCCACCGCCGGCGAGACGGCGTACAAACTCTCCTCCCCCGCCCTCAGCCTGGAGTCGCTGCGCGGCGACGGCTCCATCCGCACCCGGCAGATCGCGGTCCTCGTCACCGACGGGATCGACGCCGAGCAGGTGACCTCGGTGCGGGAGCGGCTGGCCGCCGAAGGCGCCGTCGTGGAGGCGCTGGCACCGACGGACGGCGAGGTGCGGGGCGCCGACGGCGAGCTGTACACCGTGGACCGCGCGCTGCCGACCGTCGCGTCCGTGCTGTACGACGCCGTCCTGCTGCCCGGCGGTCCCGTGGGCACCCCGCCGACGGCCGCCGACCAGGACGTCATGCGTTTCGTGCGGGACGCCTACCGGCACGGCAAGCCGATCGGCGCGCTCGGCTCGGGCGTCGGGATCCTGTCGTCGCTGGAGCCGGAGGGACTGCGACTGTCCACCGAGTTCCACCGTGTGGAGTCCGACCAGGGCGTGGTGACGGAGACGTCACCGGGTCCGGCGGGCGAGGAGTTCCTGAACGCGTTCGTGGCCGCGATCGCGGCACACCGGCACCCGGACCGGCTGCCGACACGCCACTGA
- a CDS encoding DedA family protein, producing the protein MTWLAAATTGATPGAAGQAIGYPTLFLLVFLGALVPVVPTGALVSSAAVVAFHQTAPLSLLFVFVTASTAAFLGDVALYWLGRRGMKSKNGSRWLEALRSRAPEERLSQAQGKLADHGVAVLVLSRLVPAGRIPVMLACLMAEWPLRRFVRGNLPACLAWAVTYQLIGILGGSLFPEPWQGVVAAVALTVAISAAPTVWKRVRS; encoded by the coding sequence GTGACGTGGCTCGCGGCCGCCACCACGGGGGCGACGCCGGGGGCTGCCGGACAGGCGATCGGGTACCCGACGTTGTTCCTGCTGGTGTTTCTGGGGGCGTTGGTACCGGTGGTTCCCACGGGGGCGCTGGTGAGTTCGGCCGCCGTCGTGGCGTTTCATCAGACGGCGCCTCTTTCTCTGCTGTTCGTGTTCGTCACGGCCTCCACCGCCGCGTTTCTCGGGGACGTCGCCCTGTACTGGCTGGGGCGGCGCGGGATGAAGTCGAAGAACGGATCGCGGTGGCTGGAGGCGCTTCGGTCCCGGGCGCCGGAGGAGCGGCTCTCCCAGGCGCAGGGAAAGCTGGCCGACCACGGGGTGGCCGTCCTCGTCCTTTCCCGGCTGGTGCCGGCGGGGCGGATACCGGTGATGCTGGCCTGTCTCATGGCCGAGTGGCCGTTGCGGCGGTTCGTTCGGGGGAATCTCCCGGCCTGTCTCGCCTGGGCCGTGACGTATCAGCTGATCGGGATTCTGGGTGGATCGCTGTTCCCGGAGCCTTGGCAGGGTGTGGTGGCGGCGGTCGCGCTGACCGTGGCGATCAGCGCGGCACCGACGGTGTGGAAGCGGGTGCGCTCCTAG